A single Stigmatopora argus isolate UIUO_Sarg chromosome 7, RoL_Sarg_1.0, whole genome shotgun sequence DNA region contains:
- the mvb12a gene encoding multivesicular body subunit 12A isoform X1, with protein METKDLGVVHPLTSVAWTSNISTCPKDFTLINITEDGANANFTRFSMKPSYYLCYSKATTGGMVVSDIRLIAEKASIPHGYCFIAEHLEPRATVSKKKRVCVRVVPVDSVDTAILDIKLTAKSKMMLQHYTYVGDINGYVLWCRKGQFASTTPKTKPRNFSLGLRRLSLELPSVPQPLQISNPPQSPQGKLSHRRHPLHIKESLEKTADSSIQGITGNLVMLSMLSSFVSFFNCFYLFLGDVIQYFLFHLSAALDGVPFSLHPKFDIERKPKTQLNYQLNNIRIKSLQDIENEYNYTFAVEEFAAKGNRPRLQISTSAQ; from the exons ATGGAAACCAAGGATCTTGGTGTTGTCCACCCACTGACATCAGTAGCATGGACATCCAACATTTCTACCTGCCCTAAAGACTTCACATTG ATCAACATTACTGAAGATGGAGCAAATGCGAACTTCACGCGCTTTTCAATGAAACCCAGTTATTACCTTTGTTACAGTAAG GCCACCACAGGTGGGATGGTTGTGTCGGATATTAGACTCATTGCGGAGAAGGCCTCCATTCCTCATGGCTACTGCTTTATAGCGGAGCACTTGGAACCAA GGGCCACCGTTTCAAAGAAGAaacgtgtatgtgtgcgtgtggtccCAGTTGATAGTGTGGACACGGCTATCTTGGACATCAAACTGACAGCCAAAAGCAAAATGATGTTACAGCACTACACATATGTCGG AGACATCAACGGCTACGTGTTGTGGTGTAGAAAGGGTCAATTTGCCAGCACTACACCAAAAACTAAGCCACGTAATTTCAGTCTGGGTTTACGCAGACTCTCACTGGAGCTTCCTTCTGTTCCCCAGCCTTTACAAATCAG CAACCCCCCTCAATCGCCACAAGGTAAACTCAGCCACAGGCGCCACCCTCTCCATATCAAGGAGTCCCTGGAAAAAACAGCGGATAGCAGCATACAGGGAATTACAGGTAACCTTGTAATGTTATCAATGTTGAGtagttttgttagtttttttaattgtttttatttatttttgggggacgTGATACAATATTTCCTGTTTCATTTATCTGCAGCACTAGATGGCGTACCCTTCAGCCTTCACCCAAAGTTTGACATTGAACGAAAACCTAAA ACTCAACTGAACTACCAGCTCAACAACATTCGTATAAAATCACTTCAGGACATCGAAAATGAA tataaCTACACATTTGCAGTAGAGGAGTTTGCTGCAAAAGGGAACAGACCTCGCCTGCAAATATCCACATCAGCTCAGTGA
- the mvb12a gene encoding multivesicular body subunit 12A isoform X2 has translation METKDLGVVHPLTSVAWTSNISTCPKDFTLINITEDGANANFTRFSMKPSYYLCYSKATTGGMVVSDIRLIAEKASIPHGYCFIAEHLEPRATVSKKKRVCVRVVPVDSVDTAILDIKLTAKSKMMLQHYTYVGDINGYVLWCRKGQFASTTPKTKPRNFSLGLRRLSLELPSVPQPLQISNPPQSPQGKLSHRRHPLHIKESLEKTADSSIQGITALDGVPFSLHPKFDIERKPKTQLNYQLNNIRIKSLQDIENEYNYTFAVEEFAAKGNRPRLQISTSAQ, from the exons ATGGAAACCAAGGATCTTGGTGTTGTCCACCCACTGACATCAGTAGCATGGACATCCAACATTTCTACCTGCCCTAAAGACTTCACATTG ATCAACATTACTGAAGATGGAGCAAATGCGAACTTCACGCGCTTTTCAATGAAACCCAGTTATTACCTTTGTTACAGTAAG GCCACCACAGGTGGGATGGTTGTGTCGGATATTAGACTCATTGCGGAGAAGGCCTCCATTCCTCATGGCTACTGCTTTATAGCGGAGCACTTGGAACCAA GGGCCACCGTTTCAAAGAAGAaacgtgtatgtgtgcgtgtggtccCAGTTGATAGTGTGGACACGGCTATCTTGGACATCAAACTGACAGCCAAAAGCAAAATGATGTTACAGCACTACACATATGTCGG AGACATCAACGGCTACGTGTTGTGGTGTAGAAAGGGTCAATTTGCCAGCACTACACCAAAAACTAAGCCACGTAATTTCAGTCTGGGTTTACGCAGACTCTCACTGGAGCTTCCTTCTGTTCCCCAGCCTTTACAAATCAG CAACCCCCCTCAATCGCCACAAGGTAAACTCAGCCACAGGCGCCACCCTCTCCATATCAAGGAGTCCCTGGAAAAAACAGCGGATAGCAGCATACAGGGAATTACAG CACTAGATGGCGTACCCTTCAGCCTTCACCCAAAGTTTGACATTGAACGAAAACCTAAA ACTCAACTGAACTACCAGCTCAACAACATTCGTATAAAATCACTTCAGGACATCGAAAATGAA tataaCTACACATTTGCAGTAGAGGAGTTTGCTGCAAAAGGGAACAGACCTCGCCTGCAAATATCCACATCAGCTCAGTGA